One Bacillus amyloliquefaciens DSM 7 = ATCC 23350 DNA window includes the following coding sequences:
- a CDS encoding PBSX family phage terminase large subunit → MIEKAVNPRFEDYLFNWNETYQFLVGGYGSSKSYHTALKIILKLLCEKRTALVVREVFDTHRDSTFALFEDIIEELELGHAVKAVSSPMQLRFANGSRIMFKGMDNPAKLKSIHHISLIWIEECSEVKYEGFKELIGRLRHPELSLHMICTTNPVGTSNWTYRHFFRDEQKKRFVLDDHTLYEKGTVVKGDTYYHHSTACDNLFLLKSYIKQLDSLRQYDPDLYRIARKGQFGVNGIRVFPQFQVMEHTEVTERIAAIRRPLFRTGMDFGFEESYNAVIRLAVDPDKKELYIFWEYYKNKMTDDQTAEELQELADKKELIKADSAEPKSIQYFRRQGFCMVAAKKFPGSRLQYTKKLKRFKHIYCSDSCQNTIRELQNLTYAKNKNGVLSEDEFSIDPHTLSAIWYALDDYDAADLKDSSQKRTRPNRERGR, encoded by the coding sequence ATGATTGAAAAAGCGGTCAACCCGCGCTTTGAAGATTATTTGTTCAATTGGAATGAAACGTACCAATTTCTCGTCGGAGGCTACGGCTCGTCAAAAAGCTATCATACCGCGCTGAAAATCATCCTGAAGCTGCTTTGTGAAAAACGGACGGCGCTTGTCGTTCGGGAAGTATTCGATACGCACAGGGATTCTACCTTTGCACTGTTTGAGGACATTATCGAGGAGCTTGAGCTGGGACATGCTGTAAAGGCCGTTTCTTCACCGATGCAGCTGAGATTCGCAAACGGAAGCCGGATTATGTTTAAAGGAATGGACAACCCGGCCAAATTGAAATCCATTCACCATATTTCTTTGATTTGGATTGAGGAATGCTCAGAAGTGAAGTATGAAGGCTTTAAGGAGCTGATCGGCCGTCTGCGCCATCCCGAGCTTTCGCTTCACATGATATGCACCACAAATCCCGTCGGCACCTCCAATTGGACGTACCGGCATTTTTTTCGTGATGAGCAAAAAAAACGGTTCGTATTGGATGATCATACGCTGTATGAAAAAGGCACCGTCGTTAAGGGGGATACGTATTACCACCATTCCACCGCGTGCGACAATCTGTTTTTGCTAAAAAGCTATATTAAGCAGCTTGACAGCTTACGGCAATACGATCCCGATTTGTACCGGATCGCCCGCAAAGGACAGTTCGGCGTCAACGGCATCCGCGTATTTCCGCAGTTTCAGGTCATGGAGCACACCGAAGTAACAGAGCGGATTGCCGCTATCAGACGCCCGCTGTTTCGGACGGGCATGGATTTCGGTTTTGAAGAGTCATATAATGCGGTCATCCGGCTTGCCGTCGATCCGGATAAAAAAGAGCTTTATATTTTCTGGGAGTATTACAAAAACAAAATGACCGATGATCAGACAGCTGAGGAGCTTCAGGAATTGGCGGATAAAAAAGAGCTGATCAAGGCGGATTCAGCCGAGCCGAAAAGCATCCAATATTTCCGCAGGCAGGGCTTTTGCATGGTCGCGGCCAAAAAGTTTCCCGGCTCAAGGCTTCAGTATACGAAAAAACTGAAACGGTTCAAACACATCTATTGCTCAGACAGCTGTCAAAATACAATCCGCGAATTGCAAAACTTAACATACGCGAAAAACAAAAACGGCGTTCTGTCGGAAGATGAGTTTTCAATTGATCCCCACACACTTTCAGCGATTTGGTACGCGCTGGATGATTATGACGCGGCGGATCTGAAAGATTCATCACAAAAACGGACACGTCCAAATCGGGAAAGGGGGAGGTAA
- a CDS encoding phage portal protein: MAAPQARQMQEDQFADLYGEDIISPPYNLIELKTIAEYSTILQQCIDAYRVNITGFGFDVEYTFDVNSSDCSPDKKARAEKNWMKLESFYKCLHFDESAETILGYAIEDREKTGNGFLEVLRDGAGKPAGIEYLDVKHMRVCGVTDPVEVTFSYEENGSSKTIKRQKRFRKYVQMLNGHKVFFKEYGDPRMMDMRTGEYVKTLPEEYRANEAIHLKIGSGTYGIPRWVGNIVNLYGARKAEELNFMYFKQGRHVPAAITVENGMLSETSYKELQDYMNDLEGVENAHKFLLIEAEGIAKEKDLHGGEDITPVSVEIKSLAEILQDDALFLEYDDKSRNKLRSAFRLPPLYTGEAQEYNKATADTARKITEEQVFQPERKTLINKLNTLFLPELGLHDVQLALKGPDFRDPLEIAKVLTPFISAGAVSPNDLRDLAGRVLGKTLEEWPEEYYSRPVLQRKKEQS; the protein is encoded by the coding sequence ATGGCCGCGCCGCAGGCAAGACAGATGCAAGAAGATCAATTTGCCGATTTGTACGGCGAAGACATCATCTCTCCGCCCTATAATCTCATTGAGCTGAAAACGATCGCCGAATATTCGACCATTCTTCAGCAGTGCATTGACGCGTATCGGGTCAATATTACGGGCTTCGGTTTCGATGTCGAATATACCTTTGACGTAAATAGCTCAGACTGCTCCCCGGATAAAAAAGCGCGGGCTGAAAAGAACTGGATGAAGCTGGAGAGCTTTTACAAATGCCTTCATTTTGATGAATCGGCTGAGACGATCCTCGGTTATGCGATAGAAGACCGCGAAAAAACGGGCAACGGTTTTCTCGAGGTGCTTCGTGACGGAGCGGGAAAACCGGCTGGGATTGAATATCTGGATGTGAAACATATGCGGGTGTGCGGTGTGACTGATCCCGTTGAAGTCACGTTTTCATATGAAGAAAACGGCTCATCCAAAACGATTAAAAGGCAAAAACGGTTCCGTAAATATGTTCAGATGCTGAACGGGCATAAAGTATTTTTCAAGGAATACGGCGACCCCCGGATGATGGACATGAGAACCGGCGAATACGTAAAGACCTTGCCTGAAGAATACCGGGCAAATGAAGCCATTCACTTAAAAATCGGCAGCGGCACTTACGGTATCCCGCGCTGGGTCGGCAATATCGTCAATCTGTACGGCGCCCGGAAAGCGGAAGAACTGAATTTTATGTATTTCAAGCAGGGCCGTCACGTGCCGGCCGCCATTACGGTTGAAAACGGCATGCTGTCAGAAACCTCGTACAAAGAGCTCCAGGATTATATGAATGACCTGGAAGGGGTGGAAAACGCCCACAAATTTCTGCTGATTGAGGCGGAAGGCATTGCGAAGGAAAAGGACCTTCACGGAGGCGAAGACATTACGCCTGTGTCTGTGGAAATTAAATCACTTGCGGAAATTCTGCAGGATGATGCGCTGTTTCTTGAATATGACGACAAAAGCAGAAATAAACTCCGCTCCGCTTTTCGTCTCCCGCCGCTTTATACGGGCGAGGCGCAGGAATACAACAAAGCTACAGCCGATACGGCACGGAAAATAACGGAGGAGCAGGTGTTCCAGCCGGAGCGGAAAACGCTGATTAATAAGCTCAATACGTTATTTTTGCCTGAACTGGGGCTTCACGATGTACAGCTCGCACTAAAAGGGCCTGATTTTCGCGATCCGCTTGAAATTGCGAAGGTGCTTACGCCATTTATCTCCGCCGGCGCCGTCTCTCCTAATGATCTCCGTGATCTGGCCGGAAGAGTGCTCGGCAAAACGCTTGAAGAATGGCCTGAAGAGTACTACAGCCGGCCGGTGCTGCAACGGAAAAAGGAGCAATCCTGA
- a CDS encoding XkdF-like putative serine protease domain-containing protein: MPRELRNAVISFVSYVDKAANQTEFFFTKAAGIPSFEKKVQVFTKSEPDEQKLVYGIVYEPDVPDAHGDYMTAEEIEKAAHGFLADARNIDTNHNFEGGTGEVVESYVAPDDFEIGNAVIRKGSWVLVTKASDEVWDQIKAGVITGYSMAGTADVYEEPEEKQAGLFGAVKQFLDRDRKSRYRKGEDLNKMRKEDVRESIEHALHPLLKRLDSLDQNTDDKDGAAAPSDEEKLKTLVEDMLAPIIKRIEALEKVRGASKQPEEETSGQEPVKKSIWSGLL, translated from the coding sequence GTGCCGAGAGAATTAAGAAATGCCGTCATCAGTTTTGTAAGCTATGTCGATAAGGCGGCGAACCAAACGGAATTCTTTTTCACAAAAGCGGCCGGCATTCCGTCATTTGAAAAAAAGGTGCAGGTGTTTACAAAAAGCGAACCGGATGAGCAGAAGCTTGTTTACGGCATTGTATACGAGCCGGATGTCCCGGATGCCCATGGCGATTATATGACGGCCGAAGAGATTGAAAAGGCCGCTCACGGTTTTTTGGCGGACGCCCGCAACATTGATACAAATCATAATTTTGAAGGCGGAACCGGCGAGGTGGTGGAGTCGTACGTCGCCCCGGATGACTTTGAAATCGGGAATGCTGTGATCCGGAAAGGCTCTTGGGTGCTTGTCACCAAAGCCTCCGATGAAGTATGGGATCAGATTAAAGCCGGTGTCATTACTGGCTACAGCATGGCGGGAACCGCTGACGTTTACGAAGAGCCGGAGGAAAAGCAAGCAGGCTTATTCGGCGCGGTCAAGCAATTTCTCGACCGTGACCGCAAATCAAGATACCGCAAGGGAGAGGACTTGAACAAGATGAGAAAAGAAGACGTAAGAGAATCGATTGAACACGCGCTGCACCCGCTCTTAAAGCGGCTTGACAGTTTGGACCAAAATACGGATGACAAAGACGGGGCGGCTGCGCCGTCCGATGAAGAAAAGCTGAAAACGCTTGTCGAGGACATGCTCGCGCCGATTATTAAACGCATCGAAGCGCTTGAAAAAGTAAGAGGCGCATCAAAGCAGCCGGAAGAAGAGACGAGCGGCCAAGAGCCTGTTAAAAAATCCATTTGGAGCGGACTGCTTTAA
- a CDS encoding phage major capsid protein encodes MRNQDIIRKAEMSLSALKSGGLMNPAQASAFIRMVQNTPTIFSESRVIQMENDSQKFEKIGFGQRILRAAEEGKALTDDQLTVPATSTVQLNTKEVIAEINITYDTLENNIEKDGLQQTIMQILAERAAVDIEELVVNGDTSSSDPYLAQLDGIRKQTVSHVIDGNGEELSRATFKKGLKAIPAKYLRLPQEFRFYTSQGMEIEWKDRVADRQTNLGDLAVQGGLSSAFGVPVKGVSNLQPYSVGEGDSQYEASDIILTHPKNIILGFSRNIRIEVDKDIRSRKFIIVLTAKLDSKFEEEDASAKIVNVKE; translated from the coding sequence GTGAGAAATCAAGATATCATCAGAAAGGCGGAAATGTCACTTTCCGCTTTAAAAAGCGGCGGTTTAATGAATCCCGCACAAGCTTCAGCATTTATCCGCATGGTGCAGAACACGCCGACTATTTTCAGCGAATCGCGAGTGATTCAAATGGAAAACGACTCGCAGAAATTTGAAAAAATCGGTTTCGGCCAGCGTATTCTGCGTGCCGCTGAGGAAGGAAAAGCCTTAACGGACGATCAGCTGACCGTCCCGGCAACAAGCACGGTGCAGCTGAATACGAAAGAAGTCATTGCGGAAATTAACATTACCTATGACACGCTTGAAAACAACATTGAAAAAGACGGTCTGCAGCAGACGATCATGCAGATTTTAGCGGAGCGGGCGGCAGTCGATATTGAAGAGCTTGTCGTAAACGGCGATACATCTTCATCTGATCCGTATTTGGCGCAGCTTGACGGAATACGTAAGCAGACCGTCTCTCACGTCATTGACGGAAACGGGGAAGAGCTGTCCAGAGCCACATTTAAAAAAGGCTTAAAAGCAATTCCGGCAAAATATTTGCGTCTGCCTCAAGAATTCAGATTTTACACATCTCAAGGCATGGAGATTGAATGGAAGGACCGTGTGGCTGACCGTCAGACCAATCTGGGGGATCTTGCGGTGCAGGGCGGTTTGTCTTCAGCATTCGGCGTTCCGGTTAAAGGGGTTTCCAACCTGCAGCCGTACTCAGTCGGAGAAGGTGATTCTCAGTACGAGGCATCAGACATTATTTTGACTCACCCGAAAAATATCATTCTCGGTTTTTCACGGAATATCAGAATCGAAGTAGATAAAGATATTCGCAGCCGCAAATTTATTATCGTACTGACGGCTAAGCTTGACAGCAAATTTGAAGAAGAAGATGCAAGCGCCAAAATCGTAAACGTTAAAGAATAA
- a CDS encoding DUF3599 family protein, giving the protein MSYERLLTDRCDIYHERVSAPKAGRFGIPAEKLRPDFSYPEVPDAERVPCLFVEKQQQLIQLEPDHKVYQRYLVHFPKETVLRVNDKIVWEDQAYILEMPKKARQHHWEAIAVRDDRL; this is encoded by the coding sequence ATGAGCTACGAACGGCTGCTTACTGACAGATGCGATATTTATCATGAGAGGGTGTCAGCTCCGAAGGCCGGACGTTTCGGCATTCCCGCTGAAAAGCTCCGGCCTGACTTTTCTTATCCGGAAGTTCCCGATGCTGAAAGAGTGCCGTGCCTGTTTGTTGAAAAACAGCAGCAGCTTATTCAGCTTGAGCCTGATCATAAGGTATATCAGCGGTATCTCGTTCATTTTCCGAAAGAGACAGTTTTGCGCGTCAATGACAAAATCGTTTGGGAAGATCAGGCGTATATTCTGGAAATGCCGAAGAAAGCAAGACAGCACCATTGGGAGGCCATCGCTGTGAGAGATGACAGACTATGA
- a CDS encoding HK97 gp10 family phage protein, whose protein sequence is MSIKSLEKWNRSLLKASSGEFTRQASGWLEQSGEDFLDLVREELIHSGGIDTENLLSSFRKGARDHVWIIENGGLTLEIGTNVEYASFINDGHWTVSEENVRWVPGYFQGSRFIYDPSASTGMALKKQWISGNGFWDKALLLYETIFARSLDKRFSKWLNTLGGDIG, encoded by the coding sequence ATGAGCATAAAAAGCCTTGAAAAATGGAATCGGTCGCTGCTGAAGGCATCATCCGGCGAGTTTACCCGTCAGGCCAGCGGATGGCTGGAACAATCAGGAGAGGATTTTCTCGATCTGGTACGGGAGGAGCTTATTCATTCGGGAGGGATCGATACAGAAAACCTGCTGTCTTCTTTCCGAAAAGGAGCGCGGGATCATGTGTGGATCATTGAAAACGGGGGACTGACTCTTGAAATCGGCACCAATGTAGAGTATGCCTCATTCATAAATGACGGACATTGGACCGTCTCAGAAGAAAATGTCAGATGGGTGCCGGGGTATTTTCAAGGCTCCCGGTTCATATATGATCCGTCAGCTTCAACCGGAATGGCGCTCAAAAAACAGTGGATCAGCGGGAATGGGTTTTGGGACAAAGCCCTTCTTTTATATGAAACAATCTTCGCAAGGTCGCTGGACAAGCGCTTCAGCAAGTGGCTTAACACGTTGGGGGGAGATATCGGATGA
- a CDS encoding phage tail sheath family protein — protein sequence MNGGTFTQGKEKERAGIYFNFKTTAQERVSIGERGIVALPVASNWGEAKTFVSISSIEDLNKKVGLSIEDPSLILLREAKKKAKTVLMYRLTEGLRASADLSQGVKATALYGGSKGNDIIIRISENVLDQTAFDVTTYMDEAEVDKQTVKKAEELKANGYVTFTGTGELSVSIPLTGTEEESGVTLNPQAGIRLAGGTDKAPANSDYIDFLAAAETENFDVIALPVADNEQLKATFAAFIKRLRDAQGQKVQGVTAHYSGDYEGIINVTEGVLLEDGTEIKAEEATAWVAGASAAAAFNQSLTFVEYEGAVDVLHRLTHDEVIERLAKGEFLFSYDARDKSVSVEKDINSLVTFTAEKNKKFAKNKIVRVLDAVNNDLTRELKALIKSKKGTGSDLPATNDGLQFVKTMIIQYLTTLQDAGGIANFDSDTDITIGLNEDRDGFLIDLAVQPVDAAEKFYFNVEVN from the coding sequence ATGAACGGCGGAACATTTACGCAAGGAAAAGAAAAAGAACGTGCCGGGATCTATTTTAACTTTAAAACAACCGCTCAGGAGCGGGTATCGATCGGTGAGCGGGGGATTGTCGCCCTTCCCGTCGCATCCAACTGGGGTGAAGCGAAAACATTCGTCTCCATTTCAAGCATTGAAGATTTGAATAAAAAAGTGGGGCTCAGTATTGAAGACCCGTCACTGATTCTGCTGCGCGAGGCGAAGAAGAAAGCAAAAACCGTTTTGATGTACCGTCTGACAGAGGGACTCAGAGCGAGCGCCGATCTTTCGCAAGGTGTAAAAGCAACCGCTCTGTACGGCGGTTCAAAAGGAAATGACATCATCATCCGCATCAGTGAAAACGTCCTTGATCAGACCGCTTTCGATGTGACCACATACATGGATGAAGCGGAAGTTGACAAACAAACGGTGAAAAAAGCCGAAGAATTAAAAGCAAACGGCTATGTCACATTCACGGGAACAGGCGAGCTGTCGGTTTCCATCCCGCTGACAGGCACTGAGGAAGAGTCCGGGGTAACATTAAACCCGCAGGCGGGCATCCGACTTGCAGGCGGAACCGATAAAGCGCCAGCCAACTCAGACTATATTGATTTTTTAGCTGCGGCTGAAACGGAGAATTTCGATGTGATCGCTCTTCCTGTCGCGGATAACGAGCAGCTGAAAGCGACATTTGCCGCATTCATTAAACGCCTTCGCGATGCGCAGGGACAAAAAGTGCAAGGGGTGACCGCCCATTACAGCGGGGATTATGAAGGCATTATCAATGTTACTGAGGGCGTCCTGCTGGAAGACGGAACCGAGATTAAAGCTGAAGAAGCGACCGCTTGGGTGGCAGGTGCTAGTGCCGCCGCTGCATTTAATCAGTCCCTCACATTTGTTGAATACGAAGGCGCAGTCGACGTGCTGCATCGCCTGACTCATGATGAAGTGATCGAACGTCTTGCCAAAGGTGAATTCCTTTTCTCCTATGACGCCCGTGATAAATCAGTCAGCGTTGAAAAAGATATCAACTCATTGGTGACATTTACGGCAGAGAAAAACAAAAAGTTCGCGAAAAACAAAATCGTCCGCGTGCTTGATGCGGTGAATAACGATTTGACACGTGAACTGAAAGCCTTAATTAAATCGAAAAAAGGCACGGGCAGCGATCTGCCTGCGACAAACGATGGCCTTCAATTCGTCAAAACGATGATCATTCAATATTTGACAACACTTCAGGATGCGGGCGGCATTGCAAACTTTGATTCAGATACTGATATCACAATCGGCCTGAATGAAGACCGCGACGGTTTTTTAATTGATCTCGCCGTACAGCCTGTGGATGCAGCGGAAAAATTCTACTTTAACGTGGAGGTAAACTAA
- a CDS encoding phage tail tube protein, producing the protein MALKAQNTISGKEGRLFLDGEEMAHIKTFEANVEKNKSEVNIMGRRMTGHKTTGANGTGTATFYKVTSKFAVLMMDYVKKGSDPYFTLQAVLDDKSSGRGTERVTLYDVNFDSAKIAGLDVDSEALEEEVPFTFEDFDVPEKLSETF; encoded by the coding sequence ATGGCATTAAAAGCGCAAAACACCATTTCAGGAAAAGAAGGACGTTTATTTCTCGATGGGGAAGAGATGGCGCATATTAAAACCTTTGAAGCAAACGTGGAAAAAAACAAATCGGAAGTAAACATCATGGGCCGCCGCATGACGGGACATAAAACGACAGGCGCCAACGGAACGGGCACGGCAACGTTCTATAAAGTCACATCCAAATTTGCCGTGCTTATGATGGATTACGTCAAAAAAGGCAGCGACCCGTATTTTACGCTTCAAGCCGTTCTTGACGACAAATCATCAGGCCGCGGAACAGAACGCGTCACCCTGTATGACGTCAACTTTGATTCCGCTAAAATCGCCGGACTGGACGTAGACTCAGAGGCGCTCGAAGAAGAAGTGCCGTTTACCTTTGAAGATTTCGATGTGCCGGAAAAGCTTTCTGAAACGTTTTAA
- a CDS encoding phage tail assembly chaperone, with the protein MSEKNEQVYDLSFFMPGKTVEAEEIRVPLSKRFVDKKGNIVPFIFKAITTERIDELEKESTTYKNVKGRGRVKDLDSQRFYARIAVESTIYPDFRSKELRDAYKTADPVEVAKRVLSVGGEYANWLNKAIEINGFEDELEDLEQEAKN; encoded by the coding sequence ATGAGCGAAAAAAACGAACAAGTATATGATCTGTCATTCTTTATGCCGGGAAAAACAGTCGAGGCTGAGGAGATTCGGGTTCCGCTTTCAAAGCGTTTTGTCGATAAAAAAGGAAACATCGTGCCTTTTATTTTTAAAGCAATTACGACGGAGCGCATTGATGAACTGGAGAAGGAAAGCACGACCTATAAAAATGTGAAAGGCAGAGGCCGGGTCAAAGACTTAGACAGCCAGCGCTTCTATGCACGGATCGCAGTTGAATCTACAATTTACCCTGATTTCCGGTCTAAGGAGCTCCGCGATGCCTACAAAACGGCAGATCCGGTCGAGGTGGCAAAACGCGTTCTTTCAGTCGGCGGTGAATATGCAAATTGGCTGAATAAAGCGATTGAGATCAACGGATTTGAAGATGAATTAGAAGACCTGGAGCAAGAAGCAAAAAACTGA
- a CDS encoding LysM peptidoglycan-binding domain-containing protein, which yields MTKSVYEFWLSQGKDKLRLPVLPEAIDIANSVQNDSVKVTGLGEVTFIEEPGAKEISFSSFFPKRYSPIAEYQSIPSPEKAISEIETWMKAKKPVQFLITGTTINVTCSIESFNYSEGDNEIGDRNFDIVLKEYKTASPRKIKQKKKTKAKRPSKASPKTYTVKKGDTLWDIAGRFYGNHTEWRKIWNANKTAMIKRSKRNIRQPGHWIFPGQKLKIPQ from the coding sequence TTGACTAAATCTGTTTATGAATTTTGGCTGTCTCAGGGGAAGGACAAGCTCCGGCTTCCCGTTCTCCCTGAAGCGATTGATATCGCAAACAGCGTGCAGAATGATTCCGTGAAAGTCACCGGACTTGGAGAGGTGACGTTTATCGAAGAACCGGGGGCGAAAGAAATTTCGTTCTCTTCTTTTTTTCCGAAGCGATACAGCCCGATTGCCGAATATCAAAGTATTCCTTCGCCGGAAAAAGCCATTTCAGAAATTGAAACATGGATGAAAGCGAAAAAACCCGTTCAGTTTTTGATTACAGGAACAACAATCAATGTCACATGCAGCATTGAAAGCTTCAATTACAGCGAAGGTGACAATGAAATCGGCGACCGGAATTTTGACATCGTACTGAAAGAATATAAAACCGCTTCGCCAAGAAAAATCAAACAAAAGAAAAAAACGAAAGCGAAGCGCCCGTCCAAAGCCTCGCCCAAAACGTATACCGTGAAAAAGGGGGACACGCTTTGGGACATCGCCGGCAGGTTTTACGGAAACCATACAGAGTGGCGGAAAATCTGGAATGCGAATAAAACGGCCATGATAAAGCGCAGCAAACGGAATATCCGGCAGCCGGGACATTGGATCTTCCCGGGGCAGAAGCTGAAGATACCGCAATGA
- a CDS encoding DUF2577 family protein, translating to MRLSDAIKHLAVGAVDAEAPVELMPAEVTSVSPLELKLKDHDKLLIPSDALIVPKRLKSGGDDQLQAGDRVMTAALTGGQSFFVLDKI from the coding sequence ATGAGATTAAGCGATGCCATTAAACATTTAGCCGTCGGGGCGGTTGACGCCGAAGCGCCGGTGGAGCTGATGCCGGCTGAAGTGACCTCCGTTTCGCCGCTTGAGCTGAAGCTGAAAGATCACGATAAATTGTTGATTCCGTCTGATGCCCTCATTGTGCCGAAGCGGCTGAAGTCCGGGGGAGATGATCAGCTCCAGGCAGGAGACCGGGTGATGACCGCTGCATTAACAGGCGGACAGTCCTTCTTTGTGCTGGACAAAATTTAA
- a CDS encoding DUF2634 domain-containing protein: MALTPEIEFEDLEDASDAIETSQTYRIDFENNRITNELINGLDAIRQFVYIALHTERYSYSVFSHDIGNELQEVLSDQNTTDTYKKMEIPRLIEEALLYDDRILAVTNFEIEKKDDAFIVSFTVEADEGMLEIEEVLGEHV; encoded by the coding sequence ATGGCCCTGACACCGGAAATCGAATTTGAAGATTTGGAGGATGCGAGTGATGCCATTGAAACGTCACAAACCTACCGAATTGATTTTGAAAACAACAGGATTACCAATGAACTGATAAACGGACTGGACGCAATCAGACAATTTGTCTATATCGCTCTTCACACAGAACGGTATTCATACTCGGTTTTCAGTCATGATATCGGAAATGAACTGCAGGAAGTGCTTTCGGATCAGAACACGACGGATACTTACAAAAAAATGGAGATTCCAAGACTGATAGAAGAAGCCTTGCTGTATGATGACCGTATTTTGGCCGTAACCAATTTTGAGATTGAGAAAAAAGATGATGCCTTCATCGTCTCTTTTACCGTTGAAGCCGATGAGGGCATGCTTGAGATTGAGGAGGTGCTGGGTGAGCATGTTTGA
- a CDS encoding baseplate J/gp47 family protein produces MFEAQTFDNIMDRMLEKITADIDTREGSVIYNALAPAAAELAKSYIWLDTVLELVFSDTAQGEFLDRRAAEAGIDAATKAVRAGEFTPGITIPPGSRFFVDNLYFQYTEDGTLECETAGDAGNAGITGQNLLPLDTIPGLEKAVMRDILIPGREEEDDNSLRARYFTRVRREAVSANKLHYKQWAEEVDGVGRAKIFPLWNGDGTVKVVITNANLEPASDILIKKVKDYIDPDEGQGEGQAPIGAAVTVESAVWKEIEISASVLPELNSSIDDVKAEIEKGVLNLFKKIAFEENTVRLSQINNIVYNSASVSDYADIKMNGAAENLVLSDVEIPTLKQVIILEQTR; encoded by the coding sequence ATGTTTGAAGCTCAGACATTTGACAACATTATGGACAGAATGCTGGAGAAAATCACGGCAGATATTGATACGAGAGAAGGCAGCGTCATTTACAATGCGCTCGCGCCTGCGGCCGCTGAGCTGGCAAAGTCTTATATTTGGCTTGATACCGTGCTGGAGCTTGTTTTTTCCGATACGGCTCAGGGCGAATTTCTGGACAGGCGGGCTGCTGAAGCGGGAATTGACGCTGCCACAAAAGCGGTCAGAGCCGGAGAATTCACACCGGGAATCACCATTCCGCCAGGCTCCCGATTCTTCGTCGATAACCTGTATTTTCAATATACGGAGGATGGAACGCTTGAATGTGAAACGGCCGGTGATGCGGGCAATGCCGGCATTACAGGTCAAAACCTGCTGCCTCTTGATACGATTCCCGGGCTTGAGAAGGCTGTCATGCGCGATATTTTAATTCCCGGCCGTGAGGAAGAAGACGACAACAGTTTAAGAGCGCGTTATTTTACCCGTGTCCGCCGGGAGGCAGTCAGCGCGAATAAACTGCATTATAAACAGTGGGCCGAAGAAGTTGACGGTGTCGGCAGGGCGAAAATCTTCCCGCTATGGAACGGAGACGGAACGGTGAAGGTTGTTATCACAAACGCGAATTTGGAACCGGCATCAGATATTCTGATCAAGAAAGTAAAGGATTATATTGATCCGGATGAAGGACAGGGAGAAGGCCAGGCGCCGATCGGAGCCGCAGTAACGGTGGAAAGCGCGGTATGGAAAGAGATCGAAATTTCCGCTTCCGTGCTGCCTGAGCTGAACAGCTCGATCGATGACGTAAAAGCGGAGATTGAAAAAGGCGTCCTGAATTTATTTAAAAAAATTGCCTTCGAAGAAAACACCGTCCGTTTATCACAAATTAACAACATTGTTTATAACTCGGCATCCGTCAGTGACTACGCCGATATCAAAATGAACGGTGCGGCGGAAAATCTTGTGCTCAGTGACGTGGAAATTCCTACCCTCAAACAGGTGATCATTCTTGAGCAGACTCGATGA